A genomic region of Candidatus Thermoplasmatota archaeon contains the following coding sequences:
- the thiD gene encoding bifunctional hydroxymethylpyrimidine kinase/phosphomethylpyrimidine kinase, producing the protein MKKNIALTLAGSDPSGGAGIQADLKAFNMLGVHGLTVVTCITAQNTLHVEKIHKLPVEIIEKQIDTLLIDMKPDAAKTGMLFDEEIVDLVAEKIKHYNLKTVVDPVMVATSGDSLSKNDFVKALKNKLMPKSYMVTPNIHEAKVLTGRKIGDINDVKKACKEIHELGPRYVLIKGGHLEGKKADDVFFDGKEFTVFSLPMIPDRLVHGSGCTISALITGFIAKGEKPADSIGKSKQILWSMINEGHKPGKGADVLNFSSDIIKDMPSYFLTDEHFMVWFELKKAVDELLTFLSGDFVPEVGINFGYSLQNANDIEDVCALTGRITKTRDKPVRCGGIGFGTSKHVASIILTVMGFDPEMRSCMNLRYSEKNLSKCRKSGLKIGMFDRSEEPRGVKSTMEWGTKHVIQKLGFVPDVIYDEGCIGKEPMIRVLGKNPKDVLHKVFLFVK; encoded by the coding sequence ATGAAAAAGAACATTGCATTGACACTAGCGGGGTCAGACCCATCAGGTGGTGCTGGTATACAGGCTGACCTTAAAGCATTCAACATGCTAGGCGTACATGGGTTAACAGTTGTAACATGTATAACAGCCCAGAACACACTGCATGTAGAAAAAATACATAAACTCCCTGTTGAGATCATAGAAAAACAGATAGATACGCTCTTAATTGATATGAAACCTGATGCAGCAAAAACAGGGATGTTATTTGATGAAGAGATCGTAGACTTAGTCGCAGAGAAAATCAAACACTATAATCTAAAGACTGTTGTTGACCCTGTTATGGTTGCTACAAGCGGTGATTCTTTATCAAAAAATGATTTTGTTAAAGCGCTTAAAAACAAATTGATGCCAAAATCATACATGGTTACACCAAATATACATGAAGCAAAGGTTTTAACTGGGAGGAAAATAGGTGATATAAATGATGTGAAAAAAGCCTGCAAGGAAATACATGAGCTAGGACCAAGATATGTTCTTATAAAAGGGGGGCATCTGGAAGGGAAAAAAGCTGATGATGTGTTTTTTGATGGAAAAGAGTTTACTGTTTTTTCATTGCCAATGATACCTGATCGTTTAGTACATGGTTCTGGTTGCACAATTTCTGCTCTAATAACAGGTTTCATTGCCAAAGGGGAAAAACCTGCTGATTCTATAGGAAAATCTAAACAAATACTTTGGAGTATGATAAATGAGGGACATAAACCTGGCAAGGGCGCTGATGTACTCAACTTTTCTTCAGACATAATAAAAGACATGCCCTCTTATTTTCTTACAGATGAACATTTTATGGTATGGTTTGAGTTGAAAAAGGCTGTTGATGAATTGCTTACTTTTCTATCAGGGGATTTTGTTCCAGAAGTTGGGATTAATTTTGGTTATTCGCTTCAAAATGCAAATGATATTGAAGACGTATGTGCATTAACTGGGAGAATTACAAAAACAAGAGACAAACCAGTGAGATGCGGTGGCATAGGTTTTGGTACGTCTAAACATGTGGCATCTATAATTCTAACAGTGATGGGTTTTGATCCTGAGATGAGAAGCTGTATGAATTTAAGATACTCTGAAAAAAATCTATCGAAGTGTAGAAAATCTGGTTTGAAAATAGGGATGTTTGACAGGAGTGAAGAGCCTCGTGGGGTGAAATCCACTATGGAATGGGGAACAAAACATGTGATACAAAAACTTGGTTTTGTGCCAGATGTTATTTATGATGAGGGATGTATTGGTAAAGAGCCTATGATAAGGGTTTTAGGAAAAAATCCAAAAGATGTATTGCATAAGGTTTTTTTGTTCGTTAAATAA